Part of the Myxocyprinus asiaticus isolate MX2 ecotype Aquarium Trade chromosome 17, UBuf_Myxa_2, whole genome shotgun sequence genome, gtttcaaaagtttagccacaaaacctaaataatatgtgtgttaacatgattttagtgtaataaaatcacttactaacattttctgtataacgttatagccaattttacatcttcgttgccatgacgatgtaatgtcaacaaaccctaaaaccctaaaatgactgtaacagttatgatttaaacaactttacagctcaaataataattcaattttaacagaagaattcatttaagtgcttttataaaattaaaagcttcacatttctgtgtttaaaccctccaaaaattggccccattcatttccattgtaagtgtctcactgtaacccaaatttctgctttttatttatttatgtattttttatttcttttttaagaaaaggagggacgagtcgaaatgatgtttttgtggtaatcgacattatgccacaaatgctttcgattgagtttaacttatattaaagccggaatatccctttaaaactggTTTGggtcaagaaaaatattatttagcatCTCTGAATCATACTGAATACATgaattacaccaacaaaactcagtttaagggttagatcaggtaaaaTAGCACCTTGAAATAACAATTGCTTTGTGCTTACTGCCTTATAAAacagatgttttttatttaaattaagatAATTTTACCTAATTATTCATGTGATTGCAGCTCTTTACTATTAAGGTGGGTTTTTCCATTCAAATAAATCAGCACAAAgagctttaaaggaatgttccgggttcagtacaagttaagctcaatcgacagcatttgtggcataatgttgattaccacaaaaattaattttgactcgttcctcattttcttaaatattaataataataataataatcataataataataataaataataataataataaaaaaagagcaaaaatctgggttccagtgagtcacttacaatgaagtgaatggggccaatccataaacattcaaatattcactgtttcaaaagtttaaccacaaaacataaacaatatgtgtgtaagcatgattttagtgtgataaaattgcttactaaccttttctgtgtaaagttatagccaattttacaacttcgttaccatgacgatgtaatgtcaacaaaccataaacccctaaaatgactgtaaaaatgatgatttaaacaactttacagctcaaataaaacatgagatttaacagaagaattaatgcaagtgcttttataaaattatgagcttcacatttctgtgtttaaaccctccaaaatctggccccattcacttccattgtaagtgcctcactggaacctcgatttatgctttttttttttttaaagacaatgaGGAgcgagtaaaaattatttttgtggtaataaacattatgacacaaatgatgtcgatttagcttaacttgaattgaacccggaacattcctttaatagttCGCctatacaaaatgtattatatttatattaatttataaagaGTTGGACCATTCTCAAGAGAATTTTGCCTACATTTAAATGTTCCCCCCTTATCCTTATGTCTGTTGTAACAGTTTGGGCTTTAATAGTAATATTTGCATGGTGAAAAGCTTGAATTTTCGATCAAGCTATAAGATTAAACttaaataattaattgcattaactTCAATGAATGTACGTGGACTTATCTCACATTATTAAGCAGGAAATTTAGTTAAAGAGCACATCGATCCCTTGAGACCCGATAAATAATAATCTGCCGGCCATAAGAAATGAATCTGTAACTTAATCTCCTCATTAACGTTGGCCCCGCCCCCGTCACTTGAATGTGAACGCTGATTGGACAGTGACCTCATAAAAAAAACCTGAAGGCGACCCAATGGATAAAACACGTGCCAGGCGCATCTCTGTGTCAGTATACCGAGTATACTTTCATCCGACAGCTCCCGAAATCGGACTTTGGGTGAATCGGACGAGAAGATGCCACGGGGATTCTTAGTGAAAAGGAGTAAACGAGGCTCACCTGCATCATACAAGGTGCGCGTTGAGGAAAAAGAGTTGTCTCCCCAAACTCCAAATGGACCCACAAGTGTCCTGGTTGAATGTCCAGACTTGGTGGAACCAGAACCTGTTGGAGAAACATGGACAAGTGGTTTAACCTCTAAAAATGACCAGTCACGTTTACTGGAGGAGACCGGAGGAGTGGTTGGAGAAAACTGCGATTATGCACAGAGCTACTTCAGCCAGCCGGAGCAGAGCGCGCCATCTCCCGATTCCTACAGCCCGATCAAACCGGTCAGCGCCGAGCTCAAGCAGTCGTTTTTGGACCGTTGTCTGAGCTCACCCGCCACGGCAGAGTCCTTTCCACTGGCCACCCCGGTGTCCTCAATCGAGCGTCTCCTTATGAACCACGCAGACATGAAGTATGGCACGCCAGTGTCCACTTCGTTGCCCACTTATCCATCATTTCACCAGAGCGTAAAGCGCGCGTTCATGGAGTCCGAGCGCAAGAGCAAACCGCCCGCCAAAAAGCCCAAAGTCATCAGAAAACTCAACTTTGAAGACGAAGTCACCACCTCACCAGTCCTGGGGCTTAAAATCAAGAAGGAAAGCCCCGAAACCAAGCTGGCACCATCAAGCCGAAAGAAGCCGCTGGGTGAGTTCATATGCCAGCTTTGTAAGGAAGAATACCCTGATCCGTTTTCCTTGGCACAGCACAAGTGCTCCAGGATTGTGCGCGTTGAGTACCGCTGCCCGGAGTGCGATAAAGTTTTCAGCTGCCCTGCCAACCTCGCTTCGCATCGAAGGTGGCACAAACCTCGCAGTTTAAGCACTGGAGATGCCCAAAACGGGAAGAAATCACAACTAGAAGTGCGTAACCATGAAAAAACTTCAGTGGAAGGGAAGGAGAACGCCAGTAAGATCAGAGTAAACAATCAGCACCAG contains:
- the LOC127454791 gene encoding insulinoma-associated protein 2 produces the protein MPRGFLVKRSKRGSPASYKVRVEEKELSPQTPNGPTSVLVECPDLVEPEPVGETWTSGLTSKNDQSRLLEETGGVVGENCDYAQSYFSQPEQSAPSPDSYSPIKPVSAELKQSFLDRCLSSPATAESFPLATPVSSIERLLMNHADMKYGTPVSTSLPTYPSFHQSVKRAFMESERKSKPPAKKPKVIRKLNFEDEVTTSPVLGLKIKKESPETKLAPSSRKKPLGEFICQLCKEEYPDPFSLAQHKCSRIVRVEYRCPECDKVFSCPANLASHRRWHKPRSLSTGDAQNGKKSQLEVRNHEKTSVEGKENASKIRVNNQHQLSPDSSQHHRSAPDSNMMHRASQDPPTLEQRYPSTEKCFDLHISSSESSRLFDHCPEEPERSTTPYLPSSGAEEVYECHFCSKKFRRQAYLRKHLAAHETIKVSSYNLHHIETGQITFPCHLCGAHFPSADIRDKHRLWHAVRDDLLLRPDLSPGEQQIFSCKHCPSTFFSSPGLTRHINKSHPTENRQVMLLQMAVRPGC